A genomic window from Purpureocillium takamizusanense chromosome 2, complete sequence includes:
- the SIT4_1 gene encoding sporulation-induced protein (EggNog:ENOG503NWBN~COG:D~antiSMASH:Cluster_2.3) has translation MFWRFGGYANISTIDTILDKPEFTLEELLDESDLIQELKQHNSKLIEYLREDKVLERLLEYVVAPKLEIVESPGELPEEDTKGKPRLLPFSRPRASSRATDVTETDEEEQERRRNRYALVACEVLSSDTWSIYESLMENRGLIRNFWTFLSRDAPLDPLQASYFTKVNESLFEKKTEEMMDLFRGLPNVVSDLLRHVECPMIMDLLLKIIALDRSEGGQGIVEWLYARDIIPTLLSCLDPKHSWLVQTAAGDFIKAIITISANASQNEQQCIGPNELTRQLVSKPCVEQLVGYMLGGGNPLTVGVGIVIEVIRKNNSDYDPDVGAESNAIPSSRDPIYLGTLLRLFADNVPNFMSLIMDGPSRKQGLDCTFGEKLEPLGFDRFKTCELMAELLHCSNMGLLNEVGSEQLIEARDAERQRLRIEGKLGPQREEERSTDDLTMRMPQSSTEEGRRLEVTNADEDGFEEVEPSKEMSEDTSHEFVKAEVDMAAPPAVSFLEKDEDDFVDEPLSSPRLSVAADKINEQQFEEPDLVVAPLSPAKNKPTETTQQSSTGSWSEQPQDHASNIVDSLTKPDVLPNDPSSLHPAVKTDSSGAARQGASDLADGALSPHPEDLPAPLFSASSSASVPEQEAAERPADSATDAPSESSKAGVNEANVANDDSVAAPAVAQNEESGPVEPVVGDYLKTQFVEHRVVPAILSFFFSYPWNNFLHNVVYDIVQQVFNGPMDRGYNPTLAVSLFEAADITVAIISGQQASDESQAKTKTRMGYMGHLTLIAEEVVKFTERHPPELLSEMVLDKVMSQDWINYVEGALAETRERDNAILGGVRPEVALGHRGSLGNNGMGGVGLSGLGAASGGASNALAEAGLNGGIELNEGSGNGIGPFAISAGTLMSGFGSSSDEEDDEGDGDEEDVNSEFRAYTDPLNNAGGSMAPPSIPPPPPPPPPPLNIPPSRARLQLAARLAMHQKNNQAAQPSSGTLHHDNDDDVDSMDPFRDGEDEIDDDLEGDAHRDSGRGSWWRDVVRSKFKADDDSDDADDDDEEFGDFAMAEEDKGGDDAGTPKVLLRPLAVHPAKESSRGLSGLWPFGSRSDKDKNKQDRGKEDSKVEVVVPGAKDKSDEDQAVEVKEAANRTSIEEPDEEEDAAIRAEQSSRSASK, from the exons ATGTTTTGGAGATTTGGCGGCTACGCCAACATCTCAACCATCGATACTATCCTCGATAAACCCGAGTTCACCCTCGAAGAGTTGCTCGATGAGAGCGACTTGATCCAAGAGCTTAAGCAGCACAACTCGAAGCTCATTGAGTACCTTCGCGAGGATAaggtcctcgagcggctCCTCGAATATGTTGTTGCTCCCAAGCTCGAGATCGTTGAGAGCCCTGGCGAGCTTCCCGAGGAAGATACAAAGGGAAAACCTCGTCTGCTACCATTTTCTCGCCCGCGTGCCTCTTCCCGCGCTACCGATGTCACCGagaccgacgaggaggagcaggagaggAGGCGTAATAGGTATGCCCTTGTCGCCTGCGAGGTCCTAAGCTCCGACACGTGGTCCATCTACGAGTCGCTCATGGAGAACCGCGGCCTGATCCGCAACTTTTGGACGTTTCTCTCTCGCGATGCTCCTCTCGATCCGCTCCAGGCGAGCTACTTTACAAAGGTCAATGAGTCGCTGTTTGAGAAAAAGACGGAGGAGATGATGGACCTGTTTCGGGGCTTACCCAATGTCGTCTCTGATCTGCTCCGTCACGTGGAATGCCCCATGATTATGGACTTGCTCCTCAAGATTATTGCTCTCGATcgcagcgagggcgggcagggcatTGTTGAG TGGCTTTATGCAAGGGACATAATCCCGACACTGCTTTCTTGTCTCGATCCCAAGCACAGTTGGCTGGTTCAaactgccgccggcgacttCATCAAGGCTATCATCACCATCTCTGCCAACGCCTCCCAGAACGAGCAGCAATGCATCGGCCCCAACGAACTTACCCGCCAGCTTGTGTCGAAGCCGTgtgtcgagcagctcgttgGCTACATGCTTGGAGGCGGCAACCCGTTGACTGTCGGTGTTGGTATCGTCATCGAGGTCATTCGCAAGAATAACTCTGATTATGATCCGGACGTGGGCGCCGAGTCCAACGCCATCCCTTCCAGCCGTGATCCGATCTACCTCGGCACGCTCTTGCGACTATTTGCTGACAACGTGCCCAACTTCATGAGCCTCATCATGGATGGTCCTTCGCGGAAGCAAGGGCTCGACTGCACCTTTGGCGAGAAGCTTGAGCCCCTCGGCTTTGACCGATTCAAGACGTGCGAACTCATGGCAGAGCTCCTGCACTGCAGCAATATGGGCCTGCTCAACGAAGTTGGCTCGGAGCAGCTCATTGAGGCGCGAGATGCTGAACGTCAACGTCTGAGAATCGAAGGAAAGCTCGGCCCACAGCGGGAAGAAGAGCGTTCAACCGATGACCTTACCATGCGCATGCCGCAATCATCCACCGAAGAGGGGCGGCGTCTTGAAGTCACCAACGCAGACGAGGATGGCTTCGAGGAGGTGGAACCCAGCAAAGAGATGAGTGAGGACACGTCGCACGAGTTTGTTAAGGCCGAAGTCGACATGGCCGCACCGCCGGCCGTCTCTTTTCTGGAAAAGGACGAGGATGATTTTGTGGATGAACCTCTGAGCTCTCCGCGCCTCAGCGTGGCCGCGGACAAGATAAATGAGCAGCAATTTGAGGAGCCTGATCTCGTGGTTGCTCCCCTATCTCCGGCCAAGAATAAGCCGACCGAGACAACCCAGCAGTCCTCGACAGGGTCGTGGTCTGAGCAGCCGCAAGATCATGCCAGCAACATTGTTGACAGCTTAACGAAACCAGATGTTTTGCCGAATGACCCTTCATCGCTTCACCCAGCTGTCAAGACCGACTCCAgtggagctgctcgacaagGCGCATCAGACCTGGCTGATGGCGCGTTGTCGCCTCACCCAGAAGACCTCCCTGCTCCGCTTTTCTctgcgtcgtcctcggcgtcagTTCCTGAGCAAGAGGCCGCGGAGCGACCCGCGGACAGCGCGACAGACGCGCCCTCGGAGTCCAGCAAGGCAGGAGTAAACGAGGCGAACGTCGCAAATGACGACAGCGTGGCTGCGCCTGCAGTTGCACAGAACGAAGAGTCCGGTCCTGTAGAGCCCGTGGTTGGAGACTATCTAAAGACGCAGTTCGTGGAGCATCGAGTTGTACCGGCGATTCTG tccttcttcttttcttaCCCCTGGAACAACTTCCTACACAACGTCGTCTACGATATCGTCCAGCAGGTGTTCAACGGGCCCATGGACAGGGGCTACAACCCGACACTTGCCGTGTCTCTGTTTGAGGCGGCTGACATTACTGTTGCCATCATCAGCGGCCAGCAAGCTAGCGATGAATCTCAAGCAAAGACCAAGACGCGCATGGGATACATGGGCCATCTCACGCTCATTGCTGAGGAGGTTGTCAAATTTACGGAGCGACACCCTCCCGAGCTGCTGTCTGAGATGGTGCTCGACAAGGTCATGAGTCAGGATTGGATCAACTACGTCGaaggcgccctcgccgagacACGCGAGAGAGACAATGCCATCTTGGGCGGCGTGAGGCCAGAAGTCGCACTTGGACATCGCGGCAGCCTCGGTAACAACGGCATGGGTGGTGTCGGTCTTTCGGGTCTGGGAGCAGCATCAGGAGGCGCATCCAATGCGCTGGCTGAAGCTGGCCTGAATGGGGGCATCGAGCTCAACGAGGGCAGTGGCAACGGCATCGGGCCCTTTGCCATCAGCGCCGGAACTCTGATGTCAGGCTTtggtagcagcagcgacgaagaggatgatgagggggatggcgacgaagaggatgTCAATTCAGAG TTCCGGGCCTACACGGATCCGCTGAACAACGCGGGCGGCTCGATGGCGCCTCCGTCAattcctccaccacctccaccgccgccaccgccgttgAACATCCCGCCATCCAGGGCGAGGCTGCAACTGGCGGCCAGGCTAGCCATGCACCAGAAGAATAACCAGGCGGCGCAACCGTCTTCAGGTACCTTACATCACGATaatgatgacgacgtcgacagcaTGGACCCTTTCAGGGACGGGGAGGATgagatcgacgacgacttggaAGGCGACGCACACCGGGACAGCGGCCGAGGTTCCTGGTGGAGAGATGTGGTTCGGAGCAAGTTCAAGGCGGATGACGACtctgacgacgccgacgatgacgacgaggagttTGGAGATTTTGCCATGGCCGAAGAAGACAAGGGAGGTGACGATGCAGGAACTCCCAAAGTGCTGCTGCGACCACTGGCAGTCCACCCGGCCAAAGAGAGCAGTAGAGGACTGAGCGGACTGTGGCCCTTTGGCTCGAGAagcgacaaggacaagaacaAGCAAGACCGTGGCAAAGAAGACTCAAAGGTCGAGGTGGTTGTGCCTGGGGCAAAGGACAAGTCAGATGAAGACCAGGCAGTGGAGGTTAAGGAGGCTGCGAACAGGACGAGCATCGAGGAgccggacgaggaggaggatgcggcCATCCGGGCAGAGCAGTCGTCGAGAAGCGCGTCTAAATAG
- the SIT4_1 gene encoding sporulation-induced protein, variant 2 (EggNog:ENOG503NWBN~COG:D~antiSMASH:Cluster_2.3): protein MFWRFGGYANISTIDTILDKPEFTLEELLDESDLIQELKQHNSKLIEYLREDKVLERLLEYVVAPKLEIVESPGELPEEDTKGKPRLLPFSRPRASSRATDVTETDEEEQERRRNRYALVACEVLSSDTWSIYESLMENRGLIRNFWTFLSRDAPLDPLQASYFTKVNESLFEKKTEEMMDLFRGLPNVVSDLLRHVECPMIMDLLLKIIALDRSEGGQGIVEWLYARDIIPTLLSCLDPKHSWLVQTAAGDFIKAIITISANASQNEQQCIGPNELTRQLVSKPCVEQLVGYMLGGGNPLTVGVGIVIEVIRKNNSDYDPDVGAESNAIPSSRDPIYLGTLLRLFADNVPNFMSLIMDGPSRKQGLDCTFGEKLEPLGFDRFKTCELMAELLHCSNMGLLNEVGSEQLIEARDAERQRLRIEGKLGPQREEERSTDDLTMRMPQSSTEEGRRLEVTNADEDGFEEVEPSKEMSEDTSHEFVKAEVDMAAPPAVSFLEKDEDDFVDEPLSSPRLSVAADKINEQQFEEPDLVVAPLSPAKNKPTETTQQSSTGSWSEQPQDHASNIVDSLTKPDVLPNDPSSLHPAVKTDSSGAARQGASDLADGALSPHPEDLPAPLFSASSSASVPEQEAAERPADSATDAPSESSKAGVNEANVANDDSVAAPAVAQNEESGPVEPVVGDYLKTQFVEHRVVPAILSFFFSYPWNNFLHNVVYDIVQQVFNGPMDRGYNPTLAVSLFEAADITVAIISGQQASDESQAKTKTRMGYMGHLTLIAEEVVKFTERHPPELLSEMVLDKVMSQDWINYVEGALAETRERDNAILGGVRPEVALGHRGSLGNNGMGGVGLSGLGAASGGASNALAEAGLNGGIELNEGSGNGIGPFAISAGTLMSGFGSSSDEEDDEGDGDEEDVNSEVSGDSYEDRGRESPEPRANADSPEDVIMRSPEPLRELSPDISPDLPATALGQPVKLRGLDELDEHMEEEQPQRPVP, encoded by the exons ATGTTTTGGAGATTTGGCGGCTACGCCAACATCTCAACCATCGATACTATCCTCGATAAACCCGAGTTCACCCTCGAAGAGTTGCTCGATGAGAGCGACTTGATCCAAGAGCTTAAGCAGCACAACTCGAAGCTCATTGAGTACCTTCGCGAGGATAaggtcctcgagcggctCCTCGAATATGTTGTTGCTCCCAAGCTCGAGATCGTTGAGAGCCCTGGCGAGCTTCCCGAGGAAGATACAAAGGGAAAACCTCGTCTGCTACCATTTTCTCGCCCGCGTGCCTCTTCCCGCGCTACCGATGTCACCGagaccgacgaggaggagcaggagaggAGGCGTAATAGGTATGCCCTTGTCGCCTGCGAGGTCCTAAGCTCCGACACGTGGTCCATCTACGAGTCGCTCATGGAGAACCGCGGCCTGATCCGCAACTTTTGGACGTTTCTCTCTCGCGATGCTCCTCTCGATCCGCTCCAGGCGAGCTACTTTACAAAGGTCAATGAGTCGCTGTTTGAGAAAAAGACGGAGGAGATGATGGACCTGTTTCGGGGCTTACCCAATGTCGTCTCTGATCTGCTCCGTCACGTGGAATGCCCCATGATTATGGACTTGCTCCTCAAGATTATTGCTCTCGATcgcagcgagggcgggcagggcatTGTTGAG TGGCTTTATGCAAGGGACATAATCCCGACACTGCTTTCTTGTCTCGATCCCAAGCACAGTTGGCTGGTTCAaactgccgccggcgacttCATCAAGGCTATCATCACCATCTCTGCCAACGCCTCCCAGAACGAGCAGCAATGCATCGGCCCCAACGAACTTACCCGCCAGCTTGTGTCGAAGCCGTgtgtcgagcagctcgttgGCTACATGCTTGGAGGCGGCAACCCGTTGACTGTCGGTGTTGGTATCGTCATCGAGGTCATTCGCAAGAATAACTCTGATTATGATCCGGACGTGGGCGCCGAGTCCAACGCCATCCCTTCCAGCCGTGATCCGATCTACCTCGGCACGCTCTTGCGACTATTTGCTGACAACGTGCCCAACTTCATGAGCCTCATCATGGATGGTCCTTCGCGGAAGCAAGGGCTCGACTGCACCTTTGGCGAGAAGCTTGAGCCCCTCGGCTTTGACCGATTCAAGACGTGCGAACTCATGGCAGAGCTCCTGCACTGCAGCAATATGGGCCTGCTCAACGAAGTTGGCTCGGAGCAGCTCATTGAGGCGCGAGATGCTGAACGTCAACGTCTGAGAATCGAAGGAAAGCTCGGCCCACAGCGGGAAGAAGAGCGTTCAACCGATGACCTTACCATGCGCATGCCGCAATCATCCACCGAAGAGGGGCGGCGTCTTGAAGTCACCAACGCAGACGAGGATGGCTTCGAGGAGGTGGAACCCAGCAAAGAGATGAGTGAGGACACGTCGCACGAGTTTGTTAAGGCCGAAGTCGACATGGCCGCACCGCCGGCCGTCTCTTTTCTGGAAAAGGACGAGGATGATTTTGTGGATGAACCTCTGAGCTCTCCGCGCCTCAGCGTGGCCGCGGACAAGATAAATGAGCAGCAATTTGAGGAGCCTGATCTCGTGGTTGCTCCCCTATCTCCGGCCAAGAATAAGCCGACCGAGACAACCCAGCAGTCCTCGACAGGGTCGTGGTCTGAGCAGCCGCAAGATCATGCCAGCAACATTGTTGACAGCTTAACGAAACCAGATGTTTTGCCGAATGACCCTTCATCGCTTCACCCAGCTGTCAAGACCGACTCCAgtggagctgctcgacaagGCGCATCAGACCTGGCTGATGGCGCGTTGTCGCCTCACCCAGAAGACCTCCCTGCTCCGCTTTTCTctgcgtcgtcctcggcgtcagTTCCTGAGCAAGAGGCCGCGGAGCGACCCGCGGACAGCGCGACAGACGCGCCCTCGGAGTCCAGCAAGGCAGGAGTAAACGAGGCGAACGTCGCAAATGACGACAGCGTGGCTGCGCCTGCAGTTGCACAGAACGAAGAGTCCGGTCCTGTAGAGCCCGTGGTTGGAGACTATCTAAAGACGCAGTTCGTGGAGCATCGAGTTGTACCGGCGATTCTG tccttcttcttttcttaCCCCTGGAACAACTTCCTACACAACGTCGTCTACGATATCGTCCAGCAGGTGTTCAACGGGCCCATGGACAGGGGCTACAACCCGACACTTGCCGTGTCTCTGTTTGAGGCGGCTGACATTACTGTTGCCATCATCAGCGGCCAGCAAGCTAGCGATGAATCTCAAGCAAAGACCAAGACGCGCATGGGATACATGGGCCATCTCACGCTCATTGCTGAGGAGGTTGTCAAATTTACGGAGCGACACCCTCCCGAGCTGCTGTCTGAGATGGTGCTCGACAAGGTCATGAGTCAGGATTGGATCAACTACGTCGaaggcgccctcgccgagacACGCGAGAGAGACAATGCCATCTTGGGCGGCGTGAGGCCAGAAGTCGCACTTGGACATCGCGGCAGCCTCGGTAACAACGGCATGGGTGGTGTCGGTCTTTCGGGTCTGGGAGCAGCATCAGGAGGCGCATCCAATGCGCTGGCTGAAGCTGGCCTGAATGGGGGCATCGAGCTCAACGAGGGCAGTGGCAACGGCATCGGGCCCTTTGCCATCAGCGCCGGAACTCTGATGTCAGGCTTtggtagcagcagcgacgaagaggatgatgagggggatggcgacgaagaggatgTCAATTCAGAGGTGAGTGGTGATTCTTATGAAGATCGTGGTAGGGAGTCTCCCGAGCCAAGGGCCAATGCAGACTCCCCCGAGGACGTCATCATGAGGTCCCCGGAGCCACTCAGAGAACTGTCGCCAGATATTTCGCCCGATCTGCCCGCCACTGCTCTGGGTCAGCCCGTCAAGTTGCGGGGCCTGGACGAGTTGGACGAGCATATGGAAGAAGAGCAGCCACAAAGACCAGTTCCCTAG
- the SIT4_1 gene encoding sporulation-induced protein, variant 3 (EggNog:ENOG503NWBN~COG:D~antiSMASH:Cluster_2.3), with protein MLGGGNPLTVGVGIVIEVIRKNNSDYDPDVGAESNAIPSSRDPIYLGTLLRLFADNVPNFMSLIMDGPSRKQGLDCTFGEKLEPLGFDRFKTCELMAELLHCSNMGLLNEVGSEQLIEARDAERQRLRIEGKLGPQREEERSTDDLTMRMPQSSTEEGRRLEVTNADEDGFEEVEPSKEMSEDTSHEFVKAEVDMAAPPAVSFLEKDEDDFVDEPLSSPRLSVAADKINEQQFEEPDLVVAPLSPAKNKPTETTQQSSTGSWSEQPQDHASNIVDSLTKPDVLPNDPSSLHPAVKTDSSGAARQGASDLADGALSPHPEDLPAPLFSASSSASVPEQEAAERPADSATDAPSESSKAGVNEANVANDDSVAAPAVAQNEESGPVEPVVGDYLKTQFVEHRVVPAILSFFFSYPWNNFLHNVVYDIVQQVFNGPMDRGYNPTLAVSLFEAADITVAIISGQQASDESQAKTKTRMGYMGHLTLIAEEVVKFTERHPPELLSEMVLDKVMSQDWINYVEGALAETRERDNAILGGVRPEVALGHRGSLGNNGMGGVGLSGLGAASGGASNALAEAGLNGGIELNEGSGNGIGPFAISAGTLMSGFGSSSDEEDDEGDGDEEDVNSEVSGDSYEDRGRESPEPRANADSPEDVIMRSPEPLRELSPDISPDLPATALGQPVKLRGLDELDEHMEEEQPQRPVP; from the exons ATGCTTGGAGGCGGCAACCCGTTGACTGTCGGTGTTGGTATCGTCATCGAGGTCATTCGCAAGAATAACTCTGATTATGATCCGGACGTGGGCGCCGAGTCCAACGCCATCCCTTCCAGCCGTGATCCGATCTACCTCGGCACGCTCTTGCGACTATTTGCTGACAACGTGCCCAACTTCATGAGCCTCATCATGGATGGTCCTTCGCGGAAGCAAGGGCTCGACTGCACCTTTGGCGAGAAGCTTGAGCCCCTCGGCTTTGACCGATTCAAGACGTGCGAACTCATGGCAGAGCTCCTGCACTGCAGCAATATGGGCCTGCTCAACGAAGTTGGCTCGGAGCAGCTCATTGAGGCGCGAGATGCTGAACGTCAACGTCTGAGAATCGAAGGAAAGCTCGGCCCACAGCGGGAAGAAGAGCGTTCAACCGATGACCTTACCATGCGCATGCCGCAATCATCCACCGAAGAGGGGCGGCGTCTTGAAGTCACCAACGCAGACGAGGATGGCTTCGAGGAGGTGGAACCCAGCAAAGAGATGAGTGAGGACACGTCGCACGAGTTTGTTAAGGCCGAAGTCGACATGGCCGCACCGCCGGCCGTCTCTTTTCTGGAAAAGGACGAGGATGATTTTGTGGATGAACCTCTGAGCTCTCCGCGCCTCAGCGTGGCCGCGGACAAGATAAATGAGCAGCAATTTGAGGAGCCTGATCTCGTGGTTGCTCCCCTATCTCCGGCCAAGAATAAGCCGACCGAGACAACCCAGCAGTCCTCGACAGGGTCGTGGTCTGAGCAGCCGCAAGATCATGCCAGCAACATTGTTGACAGCTTAACGAAACCAGATGTTTTGCCGAATGACCCTTCATCGCTTCACCCAGCTGTCAAGACCGACTCCAgtggagctgctcgacaagGCGCATCAGACCTGGCTGATGGCGCGTTGTCGCCTCACCCAGAAGACCTCCCTGCTCCGCTTTTCTctgcgtcgtcctcggcgtcagTTCCTGAGCAAGAGGCCGCGGAGCGACCCGCGGACAGCGCGACAGACGCGCCCTCGGAGTCCAGCAAGGCAGGAGTAAACGAGGCGAACGTCGCAAATGACGACAGCGTGGCTGCGCCTGCAGTTGCACAGAACGAAGAGTCCGGTCCTGTAGAGCCCGTGGTTGGAGACTATCTAAAGACGCAGTTCGTGGAGCATCGAGTTGTACCGGCGATTCTG tccttcttcttttcttaCCCCTGGAACAACTTCCTACACAACGTCGTCTACGATATCGTCCAGCAGGTGTTCAACGGGCCCATGGACAGGGGCTACAACCCGACACTTGCCGTGTCTCTGTTTGAGGCGGCTGACATTACTGTTGCCATCATCAGCGGCCAGCAAGCTAGCGATGAATCTCAAGCAAAGACCAAGACGCGCATGGGATACATGGGCCATCTCACGCTCATTGCTGAGGAGGTTGTCAAATTTACGGAGCGACACCCTCCCGAGCTGCTGTCTGAGATGGTGCTCGACAAGGTCATGAGTCAGGATTGGATCAACTACGTCGaaggcgccctcgccgagacACGCGAGAGAGACAATGCCATCTTGGGCGGCGTGAGGCCAGAAGTCGCACTTGGACATCGCGGCAGCCTCGGTAACAACGGCATGGGTGGTGTCGGTCTTTCGGGTCTGGGAGCAGCATCAGGAGGCGCATCCAATGCGCTGGCTGAAGCTGGCCTGAATGGGGGCATCGAGCTCAACGAGGGCAGTGGCAACGGCATCGGGCCCTTTGCCATCAGCGCCGGAACTCTGATGTCAGGCTTtggtagcagcagcgacgaagaggatgatgagggggatggcgacgaagaggatgTCAATTCAGAGGTGAGTGGTGATTCTTATGAAGATCGTGGTAGGGAGTCTCCCGAGCCAAGGGCCAATGCAGACTCCCCCGAGGACGTCATCATGAGGTCCCCGGAGCCACTCAGAGAACTGTCGCCAGATATTTCGCCCGATCTGCCCGCCACTGCTCTGGGTCAGCCCGTCAAGTTGCGGGGCCTGGACGAGTTGGACGAGCATATGGAAGAAGAGCAGCCACAAAGACCAGTTCCCTAG